The Oscillospiraceae bacterium genome contains the following window.
CGTTATTGCTATTTACACCGGTGACCGACTTATTTTTATAGATGAAAGCGGAAACGATAAAATTAAAATCAAAAAAACAATTATTATCAATGAAACCTATGATAAAATTTTTGCAAGTAAAAACAACGTTTTCCTTATTGCAGGAGAATACGCAAAAATAGAAAACTTTTCATAATTATTATTTAAAAGGAGATTTTTATTATGTCAGTTGCTTTGGATATTATAACCCTGGTACTTGTTTTAGGCTTAGTTATTTTGGGAATATTTAAAGGCTTAGTTAAGTCTCTTATCGGTCTTTTAAGCGGTGTAATCGCTCTTGTTATTGCCTTTGTTGTTTCAATTCCTTTTGGCAATTACATAGGCGACAATCTTATCAATCCTGCTATTACATCTGTTTTCACAAAACAGATAGAACAGTCAGCAAATTCAGAGATTGAATCTAATCAAAATGCAGAAGGCAGCGAAACCGATAATAATATTGACCTTGATAATATAGATATTGAGGAAGCTTTAAAAAACGCTCCCGAAGCTATTAAAAATATTCTTCAAACCTTTAAAGTAAATCCCGAAGAGATTATAGAAAGCATCAAAGAAGATTCTGCCGACACTGTTGAAGAATATAAAGCATCTGTTCTTGATGCCATTATTACCCCTGTTTCAAGAGGTGTAGGAAGAATTATCGCCTTTGTTATTTTATTCATTCTAAGCTCTATAGCAATTTATCTTATTTCTATTCCTCTGAAGCTTGTTTCTAAATTACCTATTATCAACAAATTCAATAAATTAGGCGGCGGAATTTTAGGATTGCTTCAAGCAACAATTATTATTTTTGTAATTTCATACCTTGTTACATTTGTTTCTCCTATCCTTTCAATTGACGATGGTGTATTTACCCCCACCACTGTTGAAGAAACTGTAGTATTCAAGCATTTTCATAATATTAATCCTATAAATTGAGAAAGGAAATGAGCTTATTTGAACATTCCAAATGCAATTACTATATTAAGATTTATTCTTGTACCTATTTACTTAGCTGTTTTCTTTACTGAAGGCAGAGGCGTTGCTGCAGGCACTGTATTTCTTATTTGCGGAATTTCAGATGTATTAGACGGTTATATTGCAAGAAAATATAATATGATAACTAAAATAGGACAGGCTCTTGACCCTCTTGCCGATAAATTTATGCTTATTGCTGTTGTAATCACTTTATGGTTAGGCAAAATAATCAGTATATGGATTGTGGGCGCTTATATTTTAAAAGAGCTTATAATGATTTTAGGCGGAACCTTACTTATGAAAAAAGACAATAAGGTTTTACCTGCCCGTTGGTACGGAAAGGTTTCAACTGCTCTTTTCTTTGCATTGACTGTTTTTGTGCTCTACGCTAAGGCAATTGATTTTTCTGTAGAAAGTAATTATCTTATTATCAATATTTGTTTTGGTGTTTCCTTTGCCTTTTCCGTTTTTGGATTTATCAATTATTTATTCCTTTATTTAAAAATTAGAAAAGATTAAATAATATTATATAAATAAACTTTAGAAAGCAATCGGTGATTTATGAATAGTATGATTTGTTCACGTTGTAAAAAAAGACCTGCCGTTGTATTTATTACTAAAATTGAAAACGGCGTAACAATAAATGAGGGACTTTGTCTTGTCTGCGCAAAGGAGTCCGGTGTCAAGCTTCCTATAAATGATATGATGAAAAGTATGGGACTTAATATGGATATGAGCGAGGAAGAGATCGAAAGCGTTACCGAGCAAATGGCTGAATTTATGGAAGAAATGACTCAAAATGCTCAGGACGAAGATTCCGATGATGAGTTTTCCAAAGGAGGAGCCGCATCTCTCCCCTCTTTTGATAAGCTTAATATGCTATTCAAAAATTCTTCTTCAGAAAATAAAGATGAAAAAGCTTCTCAAAACGAAAAAGGCAAAAAAGGTTCAAAGAACGATAAAAATGAACCTAAGTTAAAATATTTAAACACCTATTGCCAAAATCTTACCAACAAAGCAAGACACGGTTTACTTGACAATATTATAGGCCGTGATGAAGAAACCTAC
Protein-coding sequences here:
- a CDS encoding CDP-diacylglycerol--glycerol-3-phosphate 3-phosphatidyltransferase is translated as MNIPNAITILRFILVPIYLAVFFTEGRGVAAGTVFLICGISDVLDGYIARKYNMITKIGQALDPLADKFMLIAVVITLWLGKIISIWIVGAYILKELIMILGGTLLMKKDNKVLPARWYGKVSTALFFALTVFVLYAKAIDFSVESNYLIINICFGVSFAFSVFGFINYLFLYLKIRKD